The following are from one region of the Melaminivora suipulveris genome:
- a CDS encoding nitronate monooxygenase: MPAALPRTALCQLLDCRLPVIAAGMGGVARSELVAAVSAAGGFGFLGMVREPLALIEREVAAVRAAGHTRFGVNLIPAGTDAALLASQIDLCIALRVPVVGLFWDVHAPVVERLSAAGITVVHQVGSTRAALEAQRAGAQALIAQGVEAGGHVHGRQPLAELLPEILALADVPVAAAGGLADGRDVARVLHQGAQAAVLGTAFIATHESFAHDVHKQHLLAASGADDTVLTEDFHINWPPHAPVRVLKSAVTRGERGDPFASPRTVIGEEEGRPIYLFSTDSPLRSMTGDFDAMALYAGCGVGKVRATEPAGELVQRLAQEAAAHLALLQEPEPEYSSPVCYAPEFDRQRDQQLATQLNELLEAERAGARVTLETARALPGGDALRALVDAIHDDEVRWCGMLLRALRSLDAQPSTRTGDFYGRAMAIEDVRERLAFLNRGQGWVARRVRELLQGLEREELRADLQAMLDGHQGNLARVNERLGLAAPAR; this comes from the coding sequence CGGCGGTTTTGGCTTTCTGGGCATGGTGCGCGAGCCCTTGGCGCTGATCGAGCGCGAGGTGGCTGCCGTGCGCGCCGCCGGCCACACGCGCTTTGGCGTGAACCTGATTCCCGCCGGCACCGATGCTGCGCTGCTGGCCTCGCAGATCGACCTGTGCATCGCCCTGCGGGTGCCGGTGGTGGGCCTGTTCTGGGACGTGCACGCGCCGGTGGTCGAGCGGCTGAGCGCGGCCGGCATCACCGTGGTGCACCAGGTCGGCTCGACGCGCGCTGCGCTGGAAGCGCAGCGCGCCGGCGCGCAGGCACTGATCGCCCAGGGCGTTGAAGCGGGCGGCCACGTGCACGGCCGCCAGCCGCTGGCCGAGCTGCTGCCCGAAATCCTCGCGCTGGCCGACGTGCCCGTGGCGGCGGCCGGCGGGCTGGCCGACGGGCGCGACGTGGCGCGCGTGTTGCACCAGGGCGCCCAGGCCGCTGTGCTGGGAACGGCCTTCATCGCCACGCACGAGTCCTTTGCGCACGACGTGCACAAGCAGCACCTGCTGGCCGCCAGCGGCGCCGACGACACCGTGCTGACCGAGGACTTCCACATCAACTGGCCGCCGCACGCGCCGGTGCGGGTTTTGAAAAGCGCCGTCACGCGCGGCGAGCGCGGCGATCCGTTCGCCAGCCCGCGCACGGTGATCGGCGAGGAGGAAGGCCGGCCGATCTATCTGTTTTCCACCGACTCGCCGCTGCGCTCCATGACCGGCGATTTCGACGCCATGGCGCTGTACGCCGGCTGCGGCGTGGGCAAGGTGCGCGCCACCGAACCGGCGGGCGAGCTGGTCCAGCGCCTGGCGCAAGAGGCCGCCGCGCATCTGGCGCTGCTGCAGGAGCCCGAGCCCGAATACTCGTCGCCCGTGTGCTATGCCCCCGAGTTCGACCGCCAGCGCGACCAGCAGCTGGCCACCCAGCTCAACGAACTGCTGGAGGCCGAGCGCGCCGGCGCGCGCGTGACGCTGGAGACCGCCCGCGCCCTGCCGGGCGGCGACGCGCTGCGCGCGCTGGTCGACGCCATCCACGACGACGAGGTGCGCTGGTGCGGCATGCTGCTGCGCGCGCTGCGCAGCCTGGACGCGCAGCCATCGACGCGCACCGGCGATTTTTATGGCCGCGCCATGGCGATCGAGGACGTGCGCGAGCGCCTGGCCTTTCTCAACCGTGGCCAGGGCTGGGTGGCGCGCCGCGTGCGCGAGCTGCTCCAGGGCCTGGAGCGCGAGGAGCTGCGCGCCGACCTGCAGGCCATGCTGGACGGCCACCAGGGCAACCTGGCGCGGGTGAACGAGCGCCTGGGCCTGGCAGCCCCGGCACGTTGA